GCTCTCTGTCGCCCCCCTGTGTCAGTATCCAAGAAACACGGCAAGCTGATGGGCTTCCTGCGCACCTTTATGAAGTCCAGACCCACCAAACAAAAGCTGAAACAGAGGGGTATCCTGAAAGAACGAGTTTTCGGCTGCGACCTCGGCGAGCATCTCCTCAACTCTGGCCAAGATGGTACAAAAAACTGAAATTGAATCACTGTTCTGGTTCACTCACTAAAAACTGTTGAAGCGACATTACTgaaattaaatacttttttttgtgTCAAAGTCCCACAGGTCCTGAAAAGCTGTTCAGAGTTTATAGAGAAGCATGGTGTGGTGGACGGGATTTACAGACATTCTGGAGTTTCCTCCAATATACAGAAACTCAGGTTTGTATGTTaccattcaaatattttttagtttTCAGCTGTTATCTTTCTATCCATTACTGTGATCTGTTCTCCATTTCGTCCTGATCAGGCACGAGTTTGACAGTGAAAATGTTCCAGATCTGACGAAAGACGTATACATCCAGGACATTCACTGCGTTGGCTCCTTGTGCAAACTTTACTTCAGAGAGCTGCCCAATCCGCTCCTCACGTATCAACTCTATGACAAGTTTGCTGTAAGTGATTCAAGACTAGATTGGATAAGCTGTTCAACAGCAATAATACAAAAGCATTTTCTGAGCGGAATAACCTTTGTTGCATATCCTTAAGCAATGCTTCTCAGTTCCTGTAGGTTTTTGAAGTAAACACTGAATCGTATGTCTTTGCATGTGCAGGAATGTATGGGAGAGATGACAGATGAGGAGAGAATGGTCAAAGTACATGATGTTATTCAGCAACTTCCTCCTCCTCATTACCGGTAACCCACAAGTGGGATCATTTTTTGCCTTTTTGATAATATTaggatataaatatttgacagaGGAGCCAAATAGTTATTAAGTTAATTCTTTAGGATGTTTTTGCTAGTGAAGTTTATATCAGAAGCTATTAAAACTTAATTCTCTCATACCTGCAAGGAGAGattgtgtaatttttttaatggcaCGCTGTTTGATGATTTTAATAATGGTGAGATGTTTGTCGCTGAATCAGAACGTTGGAGTACCTCATCAAACATCTGGCACGTTTAGCCACCTGCAGTGTGGAGACCAACATGCACATAAAAAATCTGGCCATCGTCTGGGCCCCTAACCTGCTCAGGTAATATGAGTTTTCACACTACCAACATATTGGTTATGATATCAGTATCAGTTGATATTATTGGTTTATCAAATGCACATACATGAAACATGGGCCAAATGTATTTAAGTTGCATAGAGACTTGGTTTAAATCATCCATCTGCTCTCATTCTGTTTAAGGTCCAAAGAAATCGAATCAGCGGGGTTGACCGGTGCTGACCCATTTAAAGAAGTGCGGATCCAGTCGGTGGTCGTGGAGTTTCTGCTCGGCAATGTGGAAGTTCTCTTCAGCGACTCTTTTACATCCGTCGGTCGTTTTAATGCAGGTATGTTGATCTAAAACATTGAACAAAAATTTGTTACACTTTGTTAAGCCCCGTGTCTGTAAACCTAGTGAGCTCACTACATAAGGAGTATTTTAAGGTGTCATAGTATTGTATGtgataatgcatattaagaCACCGCACCAAATGTTTTCTTCAGGAATAAAGCAGTCGGGAATTCTAGATAAATCCTGCTTCtggtgtactgtatatatatttacttttggAGTTTGGTGTCCATCGAATGCTCACTTAAAAATCTAGCTGGAAGTAATATTTGACCTGTGTACTTTTTGCCTACAGTTTTTCGATTACTGTGAATTCAAGCGTacttattttattgtattgaTTTCGGACACAGCAAAAGCAAGCAAACAAAATAATGAAGATCAGTATGGATTTAATTCTTTCAGTGCCAAATGGTAAAACAATGTATAAATGATTTTGTGTTCGCTTTTGAAATCATCTGCACTTTTTGTAACATGCACTATTTTtaggtttaaagggatagttcggccaaaaatgatattaaacccatgatttactcacccccaagctgtcagagttgcatatgtccatcgtttttcagacaaacacattttcggatattttagaaaatgttttagatctttcagttgattaaatgtaatgttacgcgGTCCacaaaaagtgcgtccatccttcacaaattaaatccaaacggctccaggatgataaacaaaggtcttctgagggtaatccgtgcggtgttgttgtagaaatatccatatttaaaactttattaacgaaaataaatacgttccggtagcgccgccatcttagtcgcgtccgcattcaggatgagagcttacgcagcctacggaggtttctctgctgctgctctgttcccccgccctccgaatttgtcatacatcactaagaaaagtgcgtacactacgctaatactctctcctgaatgcggacgcgactaagatggcgccgctaccggaaggtatttattttcgttaataaagttttaaatatggatatttctacaacacaccgcgcggattaccctcagaagacctttgtttatcatcctggagacGTTTGGACTTAAtgtgtgaaggatggacgcactttttttggacttgaaggtcgtggacaccgtaacattacatttaatcaactgaaagatctaaaacattttataaaatatccgaaaatgtgtttgtctgaaaaacgatggacatatgcaactcggatagcttgggggtgagtaaatcatgggtttaatatcatttttggccgaactatccctttaagtagagCCCCACATCTCATTTTTGCCATTTCTTTTAAAGTAAGATGCAGATGGCTCACTAGGTTGAATCAGAGGATGATACAGTTGCACTAGAAAGTCTTCATTTAGttaatttgtttttatcaaagtttacaatgaatgtgtgtgtttatttgtgaCTTCAGCAGTCTTTGGATTTAAGGTGGCTTGTGATGCACCTCTACGTTCTTTTCCCTGTGATGAGCTTGTCTGGTTTTCATAATGAACAAGAGTTTCTGGAGATACTGTGTAAATGATGCCATGCAACTCTTAATCCACAGTTGTCATCTTTCCTCATTACCTGTTTCATGCCCACATTGTTGTTACGCATGTTCAAATTCTATTCTCATTTCAATTATAATATATTCAACACCAAGCCAATAATGCACATGAAACATAATGCACAGACTCGCGTTATCACCTGCAAAATTGCGGGTTCGATCCCCAATGCATCCTTGGCACGGTCTTTATCAGAATGTAAGTCACAAATAAAGCATCTGACGATTACTTAAAGGTTTTACGGGCATTGCATCACACCACAAAACATATATTTGCATTGGCCTGACACGCCCGTAAGTGAAGCTTACTGAGCACAAACTGTATGTTTCCATAGCAACAGGTGGGGCGGAGCACAAGATCTCACGCAAGCCCCGAACACGCCTGGTTAGCCTTCAGGAGGCGAGGGGGGAGTCCTGTTTGACTGTCCCCTCATCTCTAGAGCCCGACCTACGACGCTTCTCCGTGATATGAGACCCAGACTGAACTTCAGTCTCACATGTGGACATTTATATCACAATCCTGTCATTTCTGCAGGGAAAAGCTTTATGTCATGTgttaaaattagggatgcaccgataagatttttttgggccgataccgatttaaacaggcAACTTCTGGctgataccgatgccgataccgatattaaacacttgtatacaatactatacagttggtctattagctagtttatttctgcatcaaattatttttactgaacatggattggatctacttaacattcaactgaccaacataataagagaggcacaaactaagctaaaacaaatataataagacagcctgacaaccttcaaaggtgttttttgctattcagcatttattttattaacaacattaactcatttttacatataatggatttctttatgcagttaattaataaacaatcggtatcggcctttctcgtgctattgccaatatgccgatggtttcaaattcatcaaaaatcggccgataaatatcggtggccgatacatcggtgcatcacttgTTCAAATGCTTTTTGAAATGTATTGGTTTTGAAATCTGCTTGGTTGGTTATACCTAGCAGTCCAGCTGATCGGCAAATAGATCAGCTTAAACCAGGTACTGTACTAGAAACCATGTACTTTCCAGCCGGGATGCAATTGATACCATAATgcttattttatatattttatacttttgcatttttttatattcatcCTGTCTGTTTATGCCATAATGGcccagtttcacagacaaggcttagctaaagccaggccAAGGACATTTATGCATCTTTATAAATATACCATTACTGGTGtttatcttgagacaaatcaatggcactgacatattttaagatctgtcggTGTAAGTTGTTTTCGtttgagacagctcaaacatgtgttttagtccAGGACTAGCCTTCAGCCTAGTCTGTGAAACCATAGGTAAGTCCATTGCTGGATTTTTTTATTCAGATTTTGTATGCAAGCTGTAAACAAATGTTTGAATTGTAAAGATCTTTTGTAGCACAAAACTGGTTATAAGGCAATAAATCTCTCTGTTGACACACTgctttattcatatttttatccatatacatttaaatatcatTCATATGATTGCATTCAGTTGGTAAGATGAATTTAGAGATAATATCCACGCTTTAGataatctgtgtgtttgtgttaaacTGTATTTACTAAGTAGTGTGTTCAATACCAGACACTGTCACCAGGTAAAGTGTAATTTAGTCATTTTTCTGTGTGTCGGCTTAAGTTTTTGTATTAATCAAAGGCATCGTGTAAGAATTAACACCAAATTCAGCAAACAGCTTATACATgtcaaagggatagttcaccaaaaaatgaaagtgTTGTTATCATTCATTCatcctcaagttgttacaaacctatatgAGTTTTTGTCCTCTGTCGAACACaatagaagatattttgatgtgAAGTGATGAAatcacagttgatggtacccattgacttccatagtaggaaatacAAATAGGTATCGTCACGTTGTAATGTATGTAAGGGATGTAACGTTTCATccgtgtgtcccattaaaaatgcctgtctgaaatcaattctgaatcgcaaggctgcgattctttgtttcatgcacagcttgtgtgtatactacggcatttggtcagtaggaagtccttatcaatctaaaatcatgactaatttgaagaacagtgatataaaattcctgtagacatttcctggaatagctttcgtaatgctacttcttctgtggcacaaagggagtttcagCACGGGAGCGCCCCCTGGCATTCGGATGTGCCTGGATTTCACCATAAtgcattcaaattcattcattgagaaaacgcacatttgcacggtaaataaataatgacagaattttcatttttgggtgaactatccctttaagcatatTTCAGTCTTTATCCCCAGAAATATTTTTGCAGGCTATGTGTTTGATTTGTCTACTTGTCTTTTGTGCTGACAAAGGCGTGAATTATACTCTGTTTGTATGCGAGAGTTGACACAGACTCTGTTTTGCATATCAATGCTGTCAGAGCGCAAGCAATGAAGACTAAAAACTGAATATGATGTGTTTGCATTCTCGTATACAGTAGAGTATGTTTCTGACTTTATTTACTCTCCGTCTGTTGGCCAGCAAACCCCTGCGTTAATTTTACAATGCTTACTTGCAGTAAAGCTGGACAGACTGGTCAGGCTTCGGAGAAGctgatgtttttttctgtttgtgcTTAGGTGTCCTGCCGTTTTCCTGTTTAATAACATTTCTTTGTTGCTCTCCTTGCGCCATGTTTTCTCGCTTTAGCTTTTGGCTTGATGAATCGGATAAGAATCTGAATCTGTTGGTCTTTCTTCTCTCGCAGCTCGGCAGTCTCTTACCAGGCCCAAGTCGTTTGTGTCCACCAGACTTTTGTCTCTGGAGGAGGCGCAGGCTCGCACCCAAGCACCTCTTCTCCTGCAGGGATCTCCTCGTGCTCTACAGAGCCAGTTTCACACTGTGCTCGACCTGTCTGCAGACAAGTGGGTTTCTTTGGAAAGACTAATGGCTCATTATTTATGAGTAATAAAtagttttaatatattttttgtttatcttTTAGAAGGAAAAGAGGCATGAAGGTCCGTAAGTCGGCAGGTGGGAGCTGGAAGACGTTCTTCGCCATTGGGAAACCAGGAGCGGCGGGCCGACGTAAGCCCGCTCGGATCACCTCTCTGTTTCAGCCTGCAACTTCTCACGCAGGTGTGTGACATGACATCCCACTCACTGTATACCGAACTTCACCTTAAACACAAGTCCTGGCGTCGGAAATAAACTTGAAAGATGTGTTGTTTGTGTGATTTAGGTTGTAGGGTGGACAGCGTGACTCTCAGGTCTGCGAAAAGTGAAGAGTCTCTGTCGTCTCAGCACAGTGGAGCAGGTACGGATGCTGCATGAAATGCTTAATTTGGTTTAACTAAGTCTAGCCAGTTGAAAGTCAAgcaggtttaaaataaaaaaaattattttaatacagTGAAATGAACTTAATTCCTCCTGCGTATTAAGAATGATGTACAATACTGTTGCTCTTTCAGGTCAAGGGAAGATGCAACGGTTACGTAGACCCCGCTCCAGCAGCGACGGCATCTCTCTGGCTGCTTCAGTCGATCCTCAGCTCCTTGTCCAGCGCTCCCCATCTAAAATCCATCCCAGTCGCTCTTACGACAGCCTGCTGCCTGAGGAGACCCGTGATGCTGATGAGGACGAGGAGGACGATGAAGAGGACGAGGAGGGTGTATACATGCTGCCAGATTTTTCCCAGGAACCATCCGCCTCATGGATGGCAGAAGATGTCATTGACTTCAGCCCCACATTCCTGGAAGATGGACCAATAGGATTGGGGAACACAAGCGCCACTCCGGGTGGCAGAGAGTCCCCTCCTGCAGCCGCACCCCCTCCGTATCGCTGTCTGAGCCATCAAGGCCACGCTCGCTCTGGCAGCCAGCGATCAATTACAGAAGATCCAGACTCTGTGCTCAACCAGTCAGAGGCAGCGGCCCGACGGAGTTTGATCCTGGCTGCGGCAGCTCCGCCTCAGCAAGTGTTTTGTCAGCACAGGCCACCTGCTGCCACTAATCCTCCTGCAAGCAGTGCCCAACAGGGTGAGTCAAACGTAAGCCCCTCCCAAAGCCAGATGCCAGCAGCTTCTGCTCCTCTCTCCCAGCCCCCTCAGGAGAGGCGTTCCTTTACACGTAAAGTCGTTCATGCACTTTCACCTAAAGCGCCAAAATCTCCCCCGCTGGACATCTCTGATCCAATAGCCATCAGTGTACCTGCCAAGGTGAGTTTCAGCATAATAAAAGTTGTGATGGTAGTTTAACTGTCATGATGTGTTTGAGacctacagattttttttacttttaaggtTCTGGAAATGATTGGAGGGCGAGCTGGCGAAATGCAAACTGGACCCCAGAGCAGTGGGCCGCCTCAGCCACCCCAGATGATATCTATGCTCCTGAGGTCATGTGACTTTCAGCTCACAGAGAGCTGCCAGCAGGAGCTCAGCAGTAAGTTGGGCCCCAGCATCAAGATCAAGGGCCCTAGTGAGTAAACTCTCTGATTGTGGCCTATTGCAGGGATTCACTTTTCTGATTATGCTGATATTCATATTTTTGACATGCACTTTAATATCATATTTCACCCAATTTTATCATTTAGTTTTGGCCATGTTAATTTACAGAACTAATTTTGCAGTAAATGAACACTTTACAATTGCAAAGTTATAATGAGAGAATTATTAGTCTAATAATAAATGCAGTACATTGTTTAAAGTAAAGACAATTCTTTTAATTTAGGTATCATGGGTCCATCTGGTGTTCCCCTTCTTTCACAACAACCCCCACCACCTCCTCCCAAAAACCCTGCACGCCTCATGGCTCTAGCCCTGGCTGAAAGTGCCAACAAGGCCCTTCGGCAAGGTGCCTCTCCCCCATACCGTCCCCGTCAAACTGGATCCTCTGAGACAGATGTTCGCTTCCAAAGGTCTCTTTCAGCTGATGCAGGTGTTCTGCTGTCTTCTGATCCGAATCAGATCTACTCCACTGTACGCCCTCTCTCAGTGTGGAAAACTGAGGGTGATGATGGTGAGGATGAAACTGAAGCTAAAAAGCCTGCAGACAAATCACAGGGTGTAGAGCAAAGGTCATCACCTGGACAGGACACTGGGACTCTCTCATCTGACAACTCAGACTCTGTGACATCCAATTCAGAGTTGTCAGCTGCAAGTTCCTCTGAGGACGATGAACGGACTCCAAGTCCCATCTATAAGAACGAGGAAACGATTTATTCAGCACAGCCCTCAAAATTCAGCCCACCATCCTCCAGTGATGCTGCCTTTCCTCAGAGAAAACCCCCAGCGTATGGGCGTCAGTTTTCAGCTCCACAGCTTCAACAGCAGAAATCAAACTCCCAGTCCAAGCCTGCCTTACAGCCAACCACTCAGCTCCTGCACTCCAAATCTGAGAGCTCTCCACTGGCCCAGGTACGAGCCTTTCAGCCCACCCGCCCTAAAGTACCACCCAAGCCACCTGATCTTGCTCCCCTGAGAGCTCCGCTCTCGCAGACAGATCGACACGATTACATGCGGCGCTCCCTGGATGCCAGCCGCATTCGGCGCTTGGTGGGGCCTGCTCAGGGGAACCAACCACTTTCCAGAGCTTTCTCTGAACGCATCAGCAGTACGTCTGATGCGCTGTCTCGTTATCATGCTGCCAGAATGGCCGGCCAAGCCTCCCAGATTGCACATGTTTCGCAACAGGCCCAGTCAAATCTGATCAGACCTGTTGTCCCCTCCTCTGAAGATCCATCCAAGATGGAGAACTTCTACTATGAAATCGGTGCTCCTGAGCATCCACAAGGGCCACCCAGCTATACTCGTCACAGCTATCAGAATATGAAGTTGGATCTAGAGGGCAACCTTCGTCTCTCAGACCCAGCCAATCAGAGGCCTGTTTCCCGGGGTCACCCCCCTCCATATAATGCCCAAGGTCCTGGTGGCGGAAGGGCTCCCCAGTTGTGGTCATCTGAGGCCACGCGAGTTTGGGCAGCAGCACACTCGCACTCTTTTTCCTTTTCCCATTCTCATTCTCACCATCGCTCTCATGACGGATCTTCAGGTCATCATCAGCACCCCCGGCCTCAACGACAGACATCTTCATCTGTCAGGCAGACTCGAAGTGAAGTGCATCCCATTTCTGCATCTGCTGCATTGGGTTCAGCAGGCATGGTACCCCTGTCTGTGCACCAGCGCAACCTGCATCACTCCCAGCGATCGTCTTCAGCAGACCACAACGCCTCTCAGCTTCACCCCTACTTTGAAAATGGGAAGGTATGTTATCGGTATTTCGAAGCATCTAGACCAGAAGACTTACCACTTCATCTGCACGCTGCATTGAAGCCACATCAAGCCCAGCAACCTCAGACCTCTCCCACGCAAGGACTCACGAAAGATCAGGCTGAGCCCGTTTATGTAAACTACCCGTACACAACTCCACCAGGAGCTGGGTCTAATGCAAAAGGTTGGGCCACCACCGACCTTGACGGAGATGATCATCGGGCTTCTGAGCCACTGGCACTACCATCAGAGCCACCACCCGATGAAAACCAGAAGCAATCACAACAAGAAAGTCCCACAGCTACCTTAGACAGTCCTGCTCCGAACGATGCGTCCACTGAACCAATCAATACAGCATCATCTGTCTCCACCATCACGCACTTCCGCAGCCGCTCAGATCCACAAAGTACCAGTACAGAGCCCGCTCACGTCCTCACGGGTAAGGATATTGCCTCCTTGCTGATTGAAAAGCTTGCTGAGGATGAAAGGGAGGGTCCTTCCGTGCCTGCCTCTTCGTCGTCGTCTTCCTCTCCACATATTGAGCACCCCCCAAATCCCTACCCCAGCCAACAGCAACAGCCACCACCTGCTTACAACATCTACACCCCAGGACCATCTCGAGGGCGCTTCGAAGGTCAGGCAGCTCCAGGACAAGGATCCGTAGCCTTCCATCGTCAGGACCCCATGCGGAGATCCTCCGGAGGCCAGTATAGACAAGCTTTTGATGTCATGCCATCTGGTGACCAAGTCCTTAAGTTTTACAGAAGCCAAGATTTTATTCCAGGTGCCCAGGGAGAAAGCACAACCCCTATACTTTATCCCCCAAGGCCATATTATCAGGACCCCCCATATCCCAACTGGAGTCCTCAGGGCCTTCCAGATGCTCCCCACACATGTACTCCACCTACAGTGGCCTTCTCAAATTTAGCCTTTGGGTCAACAAGAGGATTCGTGCCCCAGGCGGTGGCCAACCAGTTTAACCAGTACCCATACCAATTAGGCCCAGTGCTTCCGCAGTATCCCAACAC
Above is a window of Paramisgurnus dabryanus chromosome 13, PD_genome_1.1, whole genome shotgun sequence DNA encoding:
- the arhgap33 gene encoding uncharacterized protein arhgap33 isoform X7, whose protein sequence is MNMLSVVKGHFPKLVDCAHFHYENVDFGSIELQFANDQNDASWTSGSAKDLVFLVQVSCQGKTWMVRRSYEEFRTLDAHLHQCIYDRRYSQLLALPPLSEIGERVETFAPLLSEYLNRLSMIVDNKLNCGPVLSWMEIDNHGNRFLLKEEASLNVPAIAAAHVIKRYTAQASDEISIEVGDILSVIDMPPKDDTTWWRGKHGFQVGFFPSECVELINEKLPQSVSAPVSKQEVDGLSAKPGVTNTTDPSSPTSVSKKHGKLMGFLRTFMKSRPTKQKLKQRGILKERVFGCDLGEHLLNSGQDVPQVLKSCSEFIEKHGVVDGIYRHSGVSSNIQKLRHEFDSENVPDLTKDVYIQDIHCVGSLCKLYFRELPNPLLTYQLYDKFAECMGEMTDEERMVKVHDVIQQLPPPHYRTLEYLIKHLARLATCSVETNMHIKNLAIVWAPNLLRSKEIESAGLTGADPFKEVRIQSVVVEFLLGNVEVLFSDSFTSVGRFNAARQSLTRPKSFVSTRLLSLEEAQARTQAPLLLQGSPRALQSQFHTVLDLSADKRKRGMKVRKSAGGSWKTFFAIGKPGAAGRRKPARITSLFQPATSHAGCRVDSVTLRSAKSEESLSSQHSGAGQGKMQRLRRPRSSSDGISLAASVDPQLLVQRSPSKIHPSRSYDSLLPEETRDADEDEEDDEEDEEGVYMLPDFSQEPSASWMAEDVIDFSPTFLEDGPIGLGNTSATPGGRESPPAAAPPPYRCLSHQGHARSGSQRSITEDPDSVLNQSEAAARRSLILAAAAPPQQVFCQHRPPAATNPPASSAQQGESNVSPSQSQMPAASAPLSQPPQERRSFTRKVVHALSPKAPKSPPLDISDPIAISVPAKVLEMIGGRAGEMQTGPQSSGPPQPPQMISMLLRSCDFQLTESCQQELSSKLGPSIKIKGPSIMGPSGVPLLSQQPPPPPPKNPARLMALALAESANKALRQGASPPYRPRQTGSSETDVRFQRSLSADAGVLLSSDPNQIYSTVRPLSVWKTEGDDGEDETEAKKPADKSQGVEQRSSPGQDTGTLSSDNSDSVTSNSELSAASSSEDDERTPSPIYKNEETIYSAQPSKFSPPSSSDAAFPQRKPPAYGRQFSAPQLQQQKSNSQSKPALQPTTQLLHSKSESSPLAQVRAFQPTRPKVPPKPPDLAPLRAPLSQTDRHDYMRRSLDASRIRRLVGPAQGNQPLSRAFSERISSTSDALSRYHAARMAGQASQIAHVSQQAQSNLIRPVVPSSEDPSKMENFYYEIGAPEHPQGPPSYTRHSYQNMKLDLEGNLRLSDPANQRPVSRGHPPPYNAQGPGGGRAPQLWSSEATRVWAAAHSHSFSFSHSHSHHRSHDGSSGHHQHPRPQRQTSSSVRQTRSEVHPISASAALGSAGMVPLSVHQRNLHHSQRSSSADHNASQLHPYFENGKVCYRYFEASRPEDLPLHLHAALKPHQAQQPQTSPTQGLTKDQAEPVYVNYPYTTPPGAGSNAKGWATTDLDGDDHRASEPLALPSEPPPDENQKQSQQESPTATLDSPAPNDASTEPINTASSVSTITHFRSRSDPQSTSTEPAHVLTGKDIASLLIEKLAEDEREGPSVPASSSSSSSPHIEHPPNPYPSQQQQPPPAYNIYTPGPSRGRFEGQAAPGQGSVAFHRQDPMRRSSGGQYRQAFDVMPSGDQVLKFYRSQDFIPGAQGESTTPILYPPRPYYQDPPYPNWSPQGLPDAPHTCTPPTVAFSNLAFGSTRGFVPQAVANQFNQYPYQLGPVLPQYPNTPRQDIVLDPSLRPPGLRHPRGLIRQGSLPGPNWTIRTEGQTRSYC
- the arhgap33 gene encoding uncharacterized protein arhgap33 isoform X5 translates to MFVRAMSLSDVTGFLPRGEQLALMARSTDNLDSSGEPGTRSVGTTANLKGKMSKRLSVVKGHFPKLVDCAHFHYENVDFGSIELQFANDQNDASWTSGSAKDLVFLVQVSCQGKTWMVRRSYEEFRTLDAHLHQCIYDRRYSQLLALPPLSEIGERVETFAPLLSEYLNRLSMIVDNKLNCGPVLSWMEIDNHGNRFLLKEEASLNVPAIAAAHVIKRYTAQASDEISIEVGDILSVIDMPPKDDTTWWRGKHGFQVGFFPSECVELINEKLPQSVSAPVSKQEVDGLSAKPGVTNTTDPSSPTSVSKKHGKLMGFLRTFMKSRPTKQKLKQRGILKERVFGCDLGEHLLNSGQDVPQVLKSCSEFIEKHGVVDGIYRHSGVSSNIQKLRHEFDSENVPDLTKDVYIQDIHCVGSLCKLYFRELPNPLLTYQLYDKFAECMGEMTDEERMVKVHDVIQQLPPPHYRTLEYLIKHLARLATCSVETNMHIKNLAIVWAPNLLRSKEIESAGLTGADPFKEVRIQSVVVEFLLGNVEVLFSDSFTSVGRFNAARQSLTRPKSFVSTRLLSLEEAQARTQAPLLLQGSPRALQSQFHTVLDLSADKRKRGMKVRKSAGGSWKTFFAIGKPGAAGRRKPARITSLFQPATSHAGCRVDSVTLRSAKSEESLSSQHSGAGQGKMQRLRRPRSSSDGISLAASVDPQLLVQRSPSKIHPSRSYDSLLPEETRDADEDEEDDEEDEEGVYMLPDFSQEPSASWMAEDVIDFSPTFLEDGPIGLGNTSATPGGRESPPAAAPPPYRCLSHQGHARSGSQRSITEDPDSVLNQSEAAARRSLILAAAAPPQQVFCQHRPPAATNPPASSAQQGESNVSPSQSQMPAASAPLSQPPQERRSFTRKVVHALSPKAPKSPPLDISDPIAISVPAKVLEMIGGRAGEMQTGPQSSGPPQPPQMISMLLRSCDFQLTESCQQELSSKLGPSIKIKGPSIMGPSGVPLLSQQPPPPPPKNPARLMALALAESANKALRQGASPPYRPRQTGSSETDVRFQRSLSADAGVLLSSDPNQIYSTVRPLSVWKTEGDDGEDETEAKKPADKSQGVEQRSSPGQDTGTLSSDNSDSVTSNSELSAASSSEDDERTPSPIYKNEETIYSAQPSKFSPPSSSDAAFPQRKPPAYGRQFSAPQLQQQKSNSQSKPALQPTTQLLHSKSESSPLAQVRAFQPTRPKVPPKPPDLAPLRAPLSQTDRHDYMRRSLDASRIRRLVGPAQGNQPLSRAFSERISSTSDALSRYHAARMAGQASQIAHVSQQAQSNLIRPVVPSSEDPSKMENFYYEIGAPEHPQGPPSYTRHSYQNMKLDLEGNLRLSDPANQRPVSRGHPPPYNAQGPGGGRAPQLWSSEATRVWAAAHSHSFSFSHSHSHHRSHDGSSGHHQHPRPQRQTSSSVRQTRSEVHPISASAALGSAGMVPLSVHQRNLHHSQRSSSADHNASQLHPYFENGKVCYRYFEASRPEDLPLHLHAALKPHQAQQPQTSPTQGLTKDQAEPVYVNYPYTTPPGAGSNAKGWATTDLDGDDHRASEPLALPSEPPPDENQKQSQQESPTATLDSPAPNDASTEPINTASSVSTITHFRSRSDPQSTSTEPAHVLTGKDIASLLIEKLAEDEREGPSVPASSSSSSSPHIEHPPNPYPSQQQQPPPAYNIYTPGPSRGRFEGQAAPGQGSVAFHRQDPMRRSSGGQYRQAFDVMPSGDQVLKFYRSQDFIPGAQGESTTPILYPPRPYYQDPPYPNWSPQGLPDAPHTCTPPTVAFSNLAFGSTRGFVPQAVANQFNQYPYQLGPVLPQYPNTPRQDIVLDPSLRPPGLRHPRGLIRQGSLPGPNWTIRTEGQTRSYC